The sequence TTCGACGGGGATATGAAGCAGACTTTTCTAAGTTACTTAAAAACGTGGGCGGATTTGGGTATAAGTCATATACAATTCAATGTTGTGGATCGTGAAACCCTCTTAGCTGCTCAAAAGAATCCAGAGAACTACCAGGATCTTATAGTCAGGGTAGCGGGTTACAGTGCCTACTTTGTGGATCTGAGCAAGGGATTACAGGATTCAATTATCAAGAGAACAGAGCAGAGTTTTGACTAGGTGAGAAGATTAAAGTGAAACATTGTCTCAGAAACGAACCTAAAAGGAGGCCGCCATGTATAAAATAAATCTTGTGATAGGTATTATTGTTTTATTAATTGTGCTAACCTTTTTTATAACCTCACTCTCCCGTGCCGGGGAGGTCAGGGGTGTTACCGATGATACCATAAAGATAGGGGTTATTTTAGATCAGACGGGAATAGTTGCCAATCTTAGCATCCCCATAACCAATGGCTCAAAGACATACTTTAGACACATCAATGATCAGGGGGGTATCAATGGTAGAAATGTGAAGGTCATTGTTGAGGATGATCACTATACAATTCCCGGTGCTATTGCTGCTTTCAAGAAATTGGTCTTTAGAGATGAAGTTCTGTCCGTTCTCTTTGCCGGAGGTACAGGTCAGATATTTGCCCTCCTGAGCCAGATTGAGAAGCATAAGGTTCCTGTAATACCCGTGAGCCTCACAGAGGCAATAACGACTCCAGTGAAGAGATATATATTTACACCAACAGCTGGTTATGATGACACGATAAAGCTTGGCATAGATTATATCATGAAGGACCTGAAGGCAAAAAACCCGAAAATAGCCTTTGTCTACCCGGATAATGAGTTCGGTAAAAACGGTTTGCAGGCTGCAGAAAAGTATCTTATAAACTACAACTTGAAATTCAGCAATAAGACAGTAATTAACCTTGGAGAAATCGATGCAACTTCCCAGGTATTGGTTTTGAAGAAAGAAAATCCGGATTATATAATCCTTCATAATGGCTTTGCCGGCCTAATTTCTTTCTTTAAAGCTGCGAAGAAATACGGTTTAAGAAGTAAGGTCATTGGAACATTTTATGTCAGTGACGAGGACAATATAAAAGTTACCGGAGATGCCATGAAGGATAGCTTGGCGGTAAGCCCGATGGGTTATTGGAGTGATAATACCACTGGAATGGTTCAACTGAGAAAGATTACCAAGAAATATTATCCCGAGGCGAAGCGGATGGTAAGAAGTTATACACAGGGTTGGCTCACTTCAA comes from Thermodesulfobacteriota bacterium and encodes:
- a CDS encoding ABC transporter substrate-binding protein yields the protein MYKINLVIGIIVLLIVLTFFITSLSRAGEVRGVTDDTIKIGVILDQTGIVANLSIPITNGSKTYFRHINDQGGINGRNVKVIVEDDHYTIPGAIAAFKKLVFRDEVLSVLFAGGTGQIFALLSQIEKHKVPVIPVSLTEAITTPVKRYIFTPTAGYDDTIKLGIDYIMKDLKAKNPKIAFVYPDNEFGKNGLQAAEKYLINYNLKFSNKTVINLGEIDATSQVLVLKKENPDYIILHNGFAGLISFFKAAKKYGLRSKVIGTFYVSDEDNIKVTGDAMKDSLAVSPMGYWSDNTTGMVQLRKITKKYYPEAKRMVRSYTQGWLTSMICAEGLKRAGKNLNPDTLVEAYETFKHFSTGGIAGPVSYSKNNHKGGTMGTLYKVDIENQTFIPITEFREPAFKD